One region of Synergistes jonesii genomic DNA includes:
- a CDS encoding Rne/Rng family ribonuclease, which yields MTGRSKKIIANLIDPEEIRIAIIDEKGKLYEFYIERMLEHQRTGEIYKARVDSVLKGMNSAFLNLGDGKNGFLYLDDVKNIEVKQGMEMLVQVVKNARKGKGARVSPRISLAGRYMVLIPYGHETGVSKRIASDGERTRLRIMAKELRPQGFGIIIRTVAEGCDMLELKKDVDALVAQWGAIRRGAKQNGAPCLVHRDTGLLERVLRDELTDEIDEIVIDSEEEKASTEAIVRRFFPDKEIEVNLFRGKMPLFDVYGLESQIAELQSRKVWLPSGAYLVIDQTEALTVIDVNTGKFVGSKNLNDTVLKTNMEAAVEIARQLRLRALGGIVVVDFIDMEKEENNQALVKELQELFKSDRCKARVYGVTGLGLVEITRKRARTDLRAALMRSCPYCGGLGTVPCEESVALQIKRFIRKIVLSSKSEALLVECSEGVAEYICETFLELWEEEFEKKIFIRGRPGMSWGKFRLECQGSLHQVEHRISVLQKREGWAVVHRSPSA from the coding sequence ATGACAGGCCGTTCAAAAAAAATAATCGCGAACCTGATCGACCCGGAGGAGATTCGGATAGCGATAATAGACGAAAAGGGAAAGCTATACGAGTTTTACATCGAAAGGATGCTCGAACATCAAAGGACCGGAGAAATTTACAAGGCTCGCGTCGACAGCGTGCTCAAGGGGATGAACTCGGCCTTTCTGAATCTCGGCGACGGTAAAAACGGCTTTCTCTATCTTGACGACGTAAAGAATATCGAAGTCAAACAGGGCATGGAGATGCTCGTGCAGGTCGTGAAGAACGCGCGCAAGGGAAAGGGCGCGCGCGTCTCTCCGAGGATATCCCTCGCCGGGCGCTATATGGTGCTGATACCCTATGGGCATGAAACCGGGGTATCCAAGCGCATCGCCAGCGACGGCGAGCGCACGAGGCTGAGGATCATGGCGAAAGAGCTGCGTCCGCAGGGCTTCGGGATAATAATCAGGACGGTAGCCGAAGGCTGCGATATGCTGGAGCTGAAGAAAGACGTCGACGCGCTCGTCGCGCAGTGGGGGGCGATACGCCGCGGCGCGAAGCAGAACGGCGCGCCCTGTCTCGTGCATCGCGACACCGGCCTGCTCGAGCGCGTGCTTCGCGACGAGCTGACCGACGAGATAGACGAAATAGTGATAGACAGCGAAGAGGAAAAGGCGTCTACAGAGGCGATAGTGAGGAGATTTTTCCCGGACAAGGAGATAGAAGTGAACCTCTTCCGTGGAAAGATGCCGCTTTTCGACGTTTACGGGCTTGAAAGCCAGATCGCCGAGCTACAGAGCAGGAAAGTCTGGCTCCCTTCAGGCGCCTACTTAGTCATCGACCAGACCGAGGCCCTGACCGTCATCGACGTCAACACAGGAAAGTTCGTCGGCTCGAAGAATCTCAACGACACTGTGCTCAAGACGAACATGGAGGCTGCCGTAGAGATAGCGCGTCAGCTTCGCCTGCGCGCTCTCGGCGGGATCGTCGTCGTCGACTTTATAGACATGGAAAAGGAAGAAAACAACCAGGCGCTCGTGAAAGAGCTTCAGGAGCTCTTCAAGAGCGACAGGTGCAAGGCGCGCGTCTACGGCGTCACAGGGCTCGGCCTCGTCGAGATAACGCGCAAGCGCGCGCGCACCGACCTGCGCGCCGCCCTGATGCGCAGCTGCCCTTACTGCGGCGGCCTCGGCACGGTGCCGTGCGAGGAGAGCGTAGCGCTCCAGATAAAGCGCTTCATAAGAAAGATAGTGCTTTCGTCGAAATCCGAGGCGCTGCTCGTCGAATGCTCCGAGGGCGTGGCGGAATATATATGCGAGACCTTCCTCGAACTTTGGGAAGAGGAGTTTGAGAAAAAAATTTTCATACGCGGCCGCCCCGGTATGTCGTGGGGCAAATTCCGGCTTGAATGCCAGGGCTCGCTGCATCAGGTCGAACACAGGATAAGCGTTCTTCAGAAACGAGAGGGTTGGGCAGTTGTACATAGGTCGCCTTCAGCTTAA